The Allorhodopirellula heiligendammensis DNA segment CTGCAGGAACGAGCGGAGTTGCTTACCACGCGCCTGGTCGAGTTGGGTTAATCGCAGAGTGAGCGTGACATGGTCAGCGTCATGGAGGCTGACCGTGCCATCGGCATCGCGGGCATGCAAGAGATCTAAGGACAGCAGCTGATCGAGATCAATCGCAGTTTTCGGACCGCGAAGTCTCAATCGCACACCATCAGGTTGCTTTGTCTCGAGTTCCGCCCACCATGGCAGATCACCGTTGCTCCCCGATTCCAGCTTCACACCCACGCGATCCGGGGCTGGGAAATCCAGGGCATGTTCGCCGGCGACATTGGCGAGTAAATCCAGCACGCTGTCGACAAGCTCGAGTGGCCAGTCAGGACGCACGTTGTCAGGGAAACCCTTCGGAAGAGTATGCCAACGTCGACCGAGTATCCTCCAGGGTGCCGAAAATGATTGGTTCGGATCAACCTGTTCGCTCATGGGGCCGTCTGAGCTCGCGGAGATGTCACCGGATGAGAAATCGTCTGCAATCGCTGTGGGATTCGACGGATCGGGGGTCTCCGGTGGTGACGTTGCTGGAGCGAGTTGCTGGGGCGATCCAACGGTGCTCGCGAGAGCATTCAGCAGGCGGCCGTTCCCCGCGGCTGGCACGTCAGACGGCAGCGTCGGCTGCGCAGTCCGCGTGCCATGAAGGATATCTGCCAGAAACGGAGCGGTGACCGAGATGGATCCCGATGGACGCTGGGCGGTCGCAGCAAGCGATTCGGGCGTACCCTCAAAGACGATATTGCCGCCATCGACGCCTGCTCCCGGTCCCATGTCGATCACCCAATCAGCGCACTTGATGACGTCCAAATTGTGTTCGATCACGATGACAGTGTTGCCAATGTCGACGAGCCGCTGCATTACCTGCAGAAGCTTCTCGATGTCGCCAAAATGCAGGCCCGTCGTTGGTTCATCGAGCAGATACAAGGTGTGCCCGGTCGCGGGCCGCGCCAGTTCTGCGGCCAGCTTGACTCGTTGAGCTTCGCCGCCCGAGAGTGTGGGGGCGGATTGTCCGAGTGTGACATAGTCAAGTCCCACATCGCAGAGGGTTTGAATGACATGTTGGATCTTCGGTTGATCACTAAACAAGTCGACTGCTTCGGAACAAGGCATTTCGAGCACATCAGCGATGCTCCGACCATGCAACTTGACCTGCAGCACGTCCTCGTTGTACCGCCGTGAATGGCATTCCTCGCAAGGGATCCACACATCGGGCAAGAAGTGCATCTCGATCTTGCGTTGCCCCGTGCCCTCGCAAGTCTCGCACCGTCCACCGGCGACATTGAAACTGAATGTGCGCGGCGTGAAACGTCGCTCTCTAGCCGCTGGCAGGCTTGCAAACTCACCCCGGATCAAGTCAAACACGCCGGTGTAAGTAGCAGGATTACTCGATGGAGAATTGCCCAGCGGTGACTGATCGACCCGGATCACCTTGTTAACGTACCGCAGCCCCGTAATTTCGTCGTGGCGACCGGCTTTGATTTTGGCTCGATGGAGACGGCGGGCGAGAACCGGATAGAGAATTCCGTTAATCAGCGAACTCTTTCCGCTGCCGCTCGGCCCCGTCACGGCGGTCATCACACCGAGCGGAATATTGACGTCGACATCATTCAGATTGTTTTCCCGAGCACCGCAGATACTCACAAAATCGACCATGGGCTTGCCCGCCGGCGACATCACAGGCCGCCGTACCGCAGGCAACTCGATCTGCCGCTCTCCAGAGAGATATGGTGCGGTCACCGACGTGGCCATCGGCTCAATGCTCTCGGGCGGTCCTTCGGCGACAATATTGCCGCCATGTCGACCGGCGCGAGGGCCAAAATCACAGAGGTAGTCACTGCCAGCAATCACATCATGGTCGTGCTCGACGACCAACAATGTGTTGCCCTGGTCACGCAGCCGATGGAGTGCGGAGAGCAGCCGCAGGTTATCGCGTGGATGCAGTCCAATAGTCGGCTCATCAAGTACGTAGAGCACCCCACAGAGCCCGCTGCCTAACTGAGCGGCCAAACGAATCCGTTGAGCCTCACCCCCTGACAGCGTTGCGGCACCCCGGTGCAACGTCAGGTAATCCAGCCCAACGTCGCGTAAAAACTTCACACGAGACTGCACCTCGCGAACGAGTTCACCAGCGATTTTCTGCTCACGCGAGTCGAGTTGCCACGCAGTAACCTCTGCGTCAATGCGATCCAAGGGCATATGGACCAGATCGCCAATTGTATGCGAGCGAAATCGCACGGCCGCAGCATCATCTCGGAGTCGTGCGCCGTTGCACACACTGCAGTCAATCTCCGCCACAAACGTTTCCAGCTTCGCACGCAGCCCCGGCGTCAATCGAGAAGCCTCTTCGAGAGCGGGATAAAAACCTTTGAACTGAAAACGGAACAAGATATCGTCAGGATGTCCCTTGGCCTTGCCACCGGCAACACTACCGCCGCCGGTCGTGCTCGCGGTGTCCACTGCGTCACTGCGACGGACCTCGACCCAGCGGGCCCCGAGCCCATGAAACAGCATCCGCTTCTGCGAGAGCGTCAGCTGCTCGATGGGGCTGTCGATGGGGATGTTGGTCGACCGCGACAATGCTTGCAACATCCAGCGACTGACGGCCTGATCGGTTTTTGGCCACAGCAATGCGGCCCCATCGCCGAGTGTTTGCCTGGGGGTCCCCATCAAGGCAGCCGGATTAGTCCCCGTTTGCGTCCCCAGCCCCTGGCAGCCAGGACACCAGCCGATCGCGGAATTGAACGAGAAGTGATGCGGAGTAAGTTGCTGGAACGAACGCCCGCAACAACTGCAAACCAGATGCTGGCTGTGCCGGATGGTTTCCCATTCCGGTTCCGGACGATCCGAATCGGCGATCGCAATTTCGATCACGCCCACTCCGAGGGACAGTGCCTGCTCAACACTATCGCTGATCCGAGATTGCTCTTCATCGCGAATCGTGATCCGATCGACGACGACCGCGACGCTCTGCACGCGCCGAGAATCGAGCGGTTTGGCAGCATCGAGCTCGACGGTTTCTCCATCGATTCGTACCCGTGCGTAACCGCTCGCCCTCAGGGTCTGCCACGTTTCTAACGAAGCTTCGCCAGCGGCGACTTCAATCGGCGCGAGTAGCAGGGCCCGGGTACCCTCCGCCATACCCAGAACTTTGTCGATAATTTGGTCTGGTGTCTGCGTTCCGATTGGCTGCTCGCAATCCGGGCAGTGCATCGTACCAAGTTTCGCAAATAGGATACGCAGATAATCGTAGACTTCCGTCACCGTGCCAACGGTACTGCGAGGCGAGTGCCCGAGGTTCTTTTGCTCGAGGGCCACCGCGGGCGATAATCCTTCGATCCGCTCCGCTTTTGGCTTCTGGACTTGGCCGATAAATTGCCTGGCATAGCTCGACAGCGACTCAACATAGCGGCGTTGGCCTTCGGCGTAGATGGTGTCCATTGCAAGTGAACTCTTCCCGCTCCCACTCGGCCCACAGAAAACCGTCATGGCATCACGGGGTATCGAGACGTTGACGTGCCGCAAATTATGTTCGCAGGCGCCCTCGACCACCACATGGGTTCGCGCCCGAGCGTCCGGCATCGCAACCTCGCGAATGACCTTCGCCACCTCCTTGCGTCGAACGCGTTCAATGCCCAAAACATTTGCGATTGCTTCCCCGGTGTAACTATTGGCAACTGTGGCAATCTCCGAGGGATGTCCCTCCGCGACCAATTCACCGCCGCCGCGTCCGCCTTCGACGCCGATGTCGATGACCCAATCCGCGGTCTTGATCACGTCGAGATTGTGCTCGACGATCACAATGGAATTCCCGCGATCTGCGAGCTGATTGATCACACCGAGCAGCAATTCGATGTCGGCAAAATGCAGTCCAGTCGTCGGCTCATCGAGCACGTAGAGCGTATTGCCTGTGTCGCGCCGACTGAGCTCTTTAGAAAGCTTGATACGCTGCGCCTCACCTCCAGAGAGCGTCGGTGAAGGCTGGCCGAGTTTGAGATATTCCAGACCAACATCGACGAGCGTTTGCAACTTTTCAGCGATCTTGGGTACGTTCTCGAATAATTCGAGCGCTTCGGAGATATCCATCTCCAACACATCGGCGACCGATTTGCCTTTGAATTTTACCGCCAAGGTCTCGCGGTTGTATCGCTTACCTTCACAGACTGGGCAGGTCACCCAAATATCGGCGAGGAAATCCATTTCCAATTTATTGGCGCCATTGCCATCGCAGGCGCTGCATCGTCCGCCATCGACATTAAAACTGAATCGCCCGGCCGCGTACCCCCGCGTTTTCGCGTCAGTCAGCTTGGCAAACAAGCTACGGATCTCGTCAAAGACCTTGACGTACGTCGCGGGATTGCTGCGTGGCGTGCGACCGATCGGTGACTGGTCAATGGCGATGATCTTGTCGAGATGCTCGATGCCTTCAATCGCATCATGTTCGCCGGGTTCGGATTCGGCCCGATTCAAATCACGACGAAGTGCCGGCTCGAGAATCCCGCTGATCAGGGAACTCTTGCCACTGCCTGAAACTCCGGTAACGCAGACGACCACGCCAAGCGGGATTTCGACATCAATATTCTTGAGATTGTGGAATTTTGCTCCACGAATAGTGAGCTTCCTGGCGGGGTCGATTGCCCGCGGCGTTGCGGAAGGCTCGATCGAACGCCTCCCTGATAGAAAAGCACCCGTGACGCTCTCGGTGGATTGACAAACCTCGTCGATCGTCCCAATGGCGACGACATGTCCGCCCTTGACGCCAGGTCCCGGGCCAAAGTCGACGATTAAATCAGAGGCCCGCATCGTATCTTCATCATGCTCGACAACGATCAGCGTGTTGCCACCGTCACGCAATCGTAGCAGGGTGGCGATCAGCCGATCATTATCACGCGGGTGCAACCCGATCGAGGGTTCGTCGAGAATGTACAGCACACCAGCCAGTCCCGAACCAATTTGCCCAGCCAAGCGAATGCGTTGTGATTCACCACCGGAAAGCGTCGGGGCTGTCCGCCCAAGCGTCAGATAGTCCAGACCGACGCCGAGCAAAAATCCAATCCGTCCGCGGATCTCCTTGAGGGCCTCGGCAGCAATGGTTGCGTCGGTCGCTGTCAGTTCGATGTCGGAAAAGAAATCTGCGAGCTGTTCGATCGGCAGGTCGCAGAGCTGTGGCAGCGTCTTGGATGCGTCATTCGCAAACGACTCTTCACAGGTGGCGATCCGCACCGCAGATGCTTGCGGGTTGAGCCGGCGTCCGTGACAATCGGGACAGTCGATCGTGTTCATGTGCTTTTCGAACTGCCGCAATTGCATCTTGTTTCGGCTGGTTCGATAACGGTCGAGCAATTCGGGGATCATCCCGTCAAACTCGCTGATGTACTTCCTTGCTTTGGCACCGGAAACACCCGTGAGGTCAACGGAGTCATCGACTCCCCACAACCACGCATGCTTTGCGGACTCGGGAAGTTCCTCCCAGCTCGTGTCGAGCATCGAGCCCGCTTCCAGCTCGAAGGCTTCGTCAAGGGCCTCCGCGAAACCCATATAGATGTGCCGGCGATATCGCCCCACATCACCCCATTTGCCCAGTAGCGCAATCGCCCCCTTCCGAATGGACTTCGACGCATCCGGAATCAGTAATTCGGGAACGAACGTGTACATCCGCCCAATACCGTCACAGGACTCACACATTCCTTGCGGACTGTTGAAACTAAACAGTTGCGGCGTCGGCGCGCGGAAGCTCGTCCCGCACTGAGGGCACGAATACCGTGATGAGAACAGATGGTCGTGCTTGACCGGCAGCATGAAGTCCGTGTCAGGGCGGCCGACAGACGCGATCAACGTGCTGTCGCCGAGTTTCAACGCCAACTCAACGGCCTCGTTCACGCGAGCGCGATCGAGCGACGCGTCGATTTTGCGCGGCAGCACAATCCGGTCAACGACAACTTCAACATCGTGGCGGACGGTCCGATCGAGCTGGGGGGGCTCGGCCAGTCGAATGGTGTCCCCATCGACACGGGCGCGGTTGAAGCCCTGTTTCCGGAGGTCCTCAAACAGATCTTTAAATTCGCCCTTCTGGCCACGAGCCAACGGCGCCAAAATCCACAGCGCCGCGGAGGTTTCGTCCGGCTCCTCGGCGGTTTCGTCCGGCTCCTCGGCGATGGGAGATTCATCGACCTCGTCCTCACGAGTCCACTCGGCGTCAGCGACACAGGCGAGGGCGCGACTGACAATCGCGTCACTGGTCTGAGCTTGAATTGGAATGTCACACTGTGGACAGTAGCCAGTACCAACTCGTGCAAACAAAACCCGGAGGAAATCGTGAATCTCGGTGATGGTACCCACGGTACTGCGTGGATTATTTCCGGTCGATTTCTGGCTAATTGAAATCGAGGGGCTCAGCCCTGAAACCAGGTCGACATCCGGCTTCGGCATCTGGCCCATGAATTGTCGGGCCGAGTTGCTCAGGCTTTCGACGTACCGCCGCTGTCCTTCAGCATAGAGCGTGTCAAAGGCGAGCGAGCTCTTACCGCTACCGGAGACGCCGGAGAAACAGATCAGTTTCCCACGCGGTAGCGTGAGATCGATATCTCGAAGATTGTGTTCCCGAGCGCCCTTGACTGTGATCTCGCGTGCGGACGTCTGCCGAGTGTTGGCCATCAATTCACGTCCGCCGGGCCGCCGTTTCTCAAGTGCTGATGGAGATAGTTAGCTCGCTCGACGTGGCGGTCGCTCGTTGTCAGCAAACGCCCCTGCAGCTTCTGCAAGTGAGCGGGCTGGGTATGAATGAACAATTTATTAATGGTTGCGACTTCGACATCGTCGATCAGCCCCAAGTTCACCCCCAGCCGTACCTTGGACAGGTAGTGCATCGTCTCCTCACTGCTGATTTTTCGTGCCGTGCTGAGAATCCCGAGCGCTCGGCTGACATCATCTAGCAGGTCCTGCTCCCCTTTTTCCATCAGGAAGTCACGTGCTTTGCGTTCGTAATCGATAATCCGTGGTACCACTTCCTCGCCCACCATCGTCAAGAGCTCGCGTTCGGTGTGCCCCAGCGTGACCTGATTACTGACCTGGTAGAAGTCGCCGGTGTACTGCGACCCTTCGCCGTAGAGACCACGCACAGTCACATTGATCCGCTGCATACTGCGGAACACCTTGTCGATCTGTTGCGTGATCACCAGCCCCGGCAGATGCAGCATGACGCTGACCCGCAGTCCGGTACCAACATTGGTCGGACACGCGGTCAAATAACCGAACTTGGGGTGAAACGCGTACAGCAGCTCGCCTTCGATGGCGTCATCAAGTTGGTCAATCTGATCCCACGCACTGTTCAAGTCCAGACCACTGTGCATCACCTGAATTCGCAGATGATCCTCTTCATTGACCATCACTGAATACTGTTCACCTGGATCGATCGCGACGGCGCGGCTACCTTCAGCCTCCGCGATCTCACGACTGATCAATTGCCGTTCGACTAAAAACTGCCGGTCAATCTCGGACAGTGAATCGACGTGGACGTACTGAATCTCGTTCCAAGCGGGCAGCGCCTCCAGACGTGTACGAACTTGACGTTCGATCTTTCGCCGATCGTCTTCACTGCACTTCTTGATGAAGGGGAATCCTGCTAAGTTCCGCGCCAAACGAATCCGGCTGCTGATCACGATGTCGGACTCCGGACCGGTGCCCTTGAGCCACTCGCCGCTATTCTTTACCAAAATGCTGAGGTCGGATGGTTCCTTCACAGTCCACCTCCACCGCTGCCGGCTGAATCATCGGCATCCTCGTCATGAGATTCACTCGCCGGTGGAGCGACGAATCCAGGATGCTTGGGGTCGCCCTGAATTTCATTAATCCGATCGCGGATCTCAGACGCCTTCTCGTATTGTTCGCTCCGCACGGCAGCCTCCATGTCCTTACGCAGACTGATCAGCTCGGCTTGCGCGTCTACATTGGCTGCCGCTCGGGAGGGGCGTTTCCCCGTGTGCTCCAATGAGTCGTGGATGTTCATCAACAACGGGGTGAGATCCGATTCAAAATGGGTGTAGTCCATCGGGCAACCCAGCCGCCCGGTATTGCGAAACTCGAAAAACGTGATCCCGCACGAAGGACACGCCTTCTTGTCGAGTTTTCGCAGTTCCTCTTTGGTCTGACCGAGCTGCAACTGTTTGGCTAGGGCGCCGGTGATCGTCTTGATTGGGCTGGGCTCCTCCTTCTGCAGCACCGTCCTCGCATGATGCTCACAGAGATGCAGAATCTGTGGGCCATCAGGTTCGGTCAGCTCGGTGATGTGAAAGGTCGCTGGTTTGTCGCAATACTGACATTTCATGAGAATCTCGCGTGGGGGGTGTCGGTATTACGGTCGAAGGTGGAAAGAGGATCGAAAGTGCTGACAGCGTTCAGATTGGGTTGTCCAAGGATTCTATCGCTGGGCAATGGAGTGTCAACGTCGCCAGCCTGGCGATGGCAGCTGGTCTGTGACGGTGAACCCAAAAAACGCTTGCGTTGTCCCGGTTGTCGATTATTCAATTAATGTCCAAACTGGTTCCGTGCCGCGACTCCCTTAGAAAGCCAACATGCATCATCCGTCCGCCGACGAATTCGCCCAGCTCGCCCGCGAGTACGATTTCGTGCCCGTCTATCGTCGTTTGTTGTCCGATGCATTGACGCCTGTGACAGCGTTCACGTTGCTAGATGACGGGGGTCCCGCCTTCTTGATCGAGAGCGTGATCGGCGGTGAAAAGGTGGGCCGCTACAGTTTCCTGGGATCGAAACCGCTGGCGAGATTCGCTGCCAAAGCCAAAACGATCACGCAGACGGACATGGTCACCGGTGAGACCGTGACATCGCAGAGCGACGATCCGTTGGACGAGTTCCGCAAGCGGTTTCACGATCGTACCGCCACCGTCGACGCGTTGCCTCCCTTCATCGGTGGCGCCATTGGCTATGCGGGCTACGATGTTGTGAGATATGTCGAAGATCTGCCCGATACGACGCAGGACGATCGAGATCTTCCGGACCTGGATTTCGCGTTCTACCACACGCTCTGTGTGTTCGATCATGTGGACAAGACGATCACGGTCGTGTCGTTGGCGGATTGTCGGGGGATTTCCGCGGAGCCA contains these protein-coding regions:
- the uvrA gene encoding excinuclease ABC subunit UvrA, yielding MANTRQTSAREITVKGAREHNLRDIDLTLPRGKLICFSGVSGSGKSSLAFDTLYAEGQRRYVESLSNSARQFMGQMPKPDVDLVSGLSPSISISQKSTGNNPRSTVGTITEIHDFLRVLFARVGTGYCPQCDIPIQAQTSDAIVSRALACVADAEWTREDEVDESPIAEEPDETAEEPDETSAALWILAPLARGQKGEFKDLFEDLRKQGFNRARVDGDTIRLAEPPQLDRTVRHDVEVVVDRIVLPRKIDASLDRARVNEAVELALKLGDSTLIASVGRPDTDFMLPVKHDHLFSSRYSCPQCGTSFRAPTPQLFSFNSPQGMCESCDGIGRMYTFVPELLIPDASKSIRKGAIALLGKWGDVGRYRRHIYMGFAEALDEAFELEAGSMLDTSWEELPESAKHAWLWGVDDSVDLTGVSGAKARKYISEFDGMIPELLDRYRTSRNKMQLRQFEKHMNTIDCPDCHGRRLNPQASAVRIATCEESFANDASKTLPQLCDLPIEQLADFFSDIELTATDATIAAEALKEIRGRIGFLLGVGLDYLTLGRTAPTLSGGESQRIRLAGQIGSGLAGVLYILDEPSIGLHPRDNDRLIATLLRLRDGGNTLIVVEHDEDTMRASDLIVDFGPGPGVKGGHVVAIGTIDEVCQSTESVTGAFLSGRRSIEPSATPRAIDPARKLTIRGAKFHNLKNIDVEIPLGVVVCVTGVSGSGKSSLISGILEPALRRDLNRAESEPGEHDAIEGIEHLDKIIAIDQSPIGRTPRSNPATYVKVFDEIRSLFAKLTDAKTRGYAAGRFSFNVDGGRCSACDGNGANKLEMDFLADIWVTCPVCEGKRYNRETLAVKFKGKSVADVLEMDISEALELFENVPKIAEKLQTLVDVGLEYLKLGQPSPTLSGGEAQRIKLSKELSRRDTGNTLYVLDEPTTGLHFADIELLLGVINQLADRGNSIVIVEHNLDVIKTADWVIDIGVEGGRGGGELVAEGHPSEIATVANSYTGEAIANVLGIERVRRKEVAKVIREVAMPDARARTHVVVEGACEHNLRHVNVSIPRDAMTVFCGPSGSGKSSLAMDTIYAEGQRRYVESLSSYARQFIGQVQKPKAERIEGLSPAVALEQKNLGHSPRSTVGTVTEVYDYLRILFAKLGTMHCPDCEQPIGTQTPDQIIDKVLGMAEGTRALLLAPIEVAAGEASLETWQTLRASGYARVRIDGETVELDAAKPLDSRRVQSVAVVVDRITIRDEEQSRISDSVEQALSLGVGVIEIAIADSDRPEPEWETIRHSQHLVCSCCGRSFQQLTPHHFSFNSAIGWCPGCQGLGTQTGTNPAALMGTPRQTLGDGAALLWPKTDQAVSRWMLQALSRSTNIPIDSPIEQLTLSQKRMLFHGLGARWVEVRRSDAVDTASTTGGGSVAGGKAKGHPDDILFRFQFKGFYPALEEASRLTPGLRAKLETFVAEIDCSVCNGARLRDDAAAVRFRSHTIGDLVHMPLDRIDAEVTAWQLDSREQKIAGELVREVQSRVKFLRDVGLDYLTLHRGAATLSGGEAQRIRLAAQLGSGLCGVLYVLDEPTIGLHPRDNLRLLSALHRLRDQGNTLLVVEHDHDVIAGSDYLCDFGPRAGRHGGNIVAEGPPESIEPMATSVTAPYLSGERQIELPAVRRPVMSPAGKPMVDFVSICGARENNLNDVDVNIPLGVMTAVTGPSGSGKSSLINGILYPVLARRLHRAKIKAGRHDEITGLRYVNKVIRVDQSPLGNSPSSNPATYTGVFDLIRGEFASLPAARERRFTPRTFSFNVAGGRCETCEGTGQRKIEMHFLPDVWIPCEECHSRRYNEDVLQVKLHGRSIADVLEMPCSEAVDLFSDQPKIQHVIQTLCDVGLDYVTLGQSAPTLSGGEAQRVKLAAELARPATGHTLYLLDEPTTGLHFGDIEKLLQVMQRLVDIGNTVIVIEHNLDVIKCADWVIDMGPGAGVDGGNIVFEGTPESLAATAQRPSGSISVTAPFLADILHGTRTAQPTLPSDVPAAGNGRLLNALASTVGSPQQLAPATSPPETPDPSNPTAIADDFSSGDISASSDGPMSEQVDPNQSFSAPWRILGRRWHTLPKGFPDNVRPDWPLELVDSVLDLLANVAGEHALDFPAPDRVGVKLESGSNGDLPWWAELETKQPDGVRLRLRGPKTAIDLDQLLSLDLLHARDADGTVSLHDADHVTLTLRLTQLDQARGKQLRSFLQTHLDRTRLSS
- a CDS encoding protein arginine kinase, with amino-acid sequence MKEPSDLSILVKNSGEWLKGTGPESDIVISSRIRLARNLAGFPFIKKCSEDDRRKIERQVRTRLEALPAWNEIQYVHVDSLSEIDRQFLVERQLISREIAEAEGSRAVAIDPGEQYSVMVNEEDHLRIQVMHSGLDLNSAWDQIDQLDDAIEGELLYAFHPKFGYLTACPTNVGTGLRVSVMLHLPGLVITQQIDKVFRSMQRINVTVRGLYGEGSQYTGDFYQVSNQVTLGHTERELLTMVGEEVVPRIIDYERKARDFLMEKGEQDLLDDVSRALGILSTARKISSEETMHYLSKVRLGVNLGLIDDVEVATINKLFIHTQPAHLQKLQGRLLTTSDRHVERANYLHQHLRNGGPADVN
- a CDS encoding UvrB/UvrC motif-containing protein, with the protein product MKCQYCDKPATFHITELTEPDGPQILHLCEHHARTVLQKEEPSPIKTITGALAKQLQLGQTKEELRKLDKKACPSCGITFFEFRNTGRLGCPMDYTHFESDLTPLLMNIHDSLEHTGKRPSRAAANVDAQAELISLRKDMEAAVRSEQYEKASEIRDRINEIQGDPKHPGFVAPPASESHDEDADDSAGSGGGGL